The Gossypium hirsutum isolate 1008001.06 chromosome D07, Gossypium_hirsutum_v2.1, whole genome shotgun sequence genome includes the window TACTCTCAGATCATCTTAACATCTTTACTTTCCGGCATAAACTCCGACAACAAGATTCAACCCAGAGTTGGCGGCACTGCAATGGTTCCATTACCAGTTCATTTGGTTTCTGGTAACTTGTCCGAAGAAGAAACCGAGTTCTGGAAACAACCAGATAGTAATGGCTACCGTCCTTGTTTGGATTCCACCGTTGGGTATCGTAAAAGATCTGCAAAGATTTCCAAGGAGAAAAACAGGTTCTTGGTTGTGGTTGCTGCTGGGGGATTGAATCAACAAAAGAATCAAATCATTGATGCTGTTGTTATTGCAAGAATACTTGAAGCTGCTTTGGTTTTGCCTGTTTTGCAGGTCAACATGATATGGGAAGATGAAAGGTTTTGCTATTCATTTTCGGGGttttcaatcacatgcaattTAGGCTgttgattttaattttccatGTTCGTTTTATTGTATATCGGGACTGATGTTTCATGAAATCATGGTGGGGAATTGCAGTGAATTTCCAGATATATTTGATGTGGAACACTTCAAGAAGACATTAAGAGCAGATGTACGAGTTGTATCTTCGTTGCCATCGTCTCATTTGGTGGCTAAACAGACCATTGTAACTCAAATTCCTTATGGTGTTTCACCGTTTTGGATCCGTGCTAAGTTCTTCAAACAAGtacgaaaaataataatataaacacgATATGAATGCATGAATTATCGATTGGATTATTAatattttgtgtgtgtgtttcaGCTGAATCAGGAAGGGGTACTTGTACTGAAAGGATTAGATTCTAAGCTCTCCAAGAATCTTCCATCTGATTTACAGAAGCTTAGGTGTAAGGTACTATGTTTATCCCACTCATATTTGGATATTTATCATCGAAGAGTAGAAATTTTCGAAAAACTAAACACACCCATTTTTAAGTAAGTTAATGGATTAAATCAgttgaattaaaaatttatatatgatcGAGATAACCCTGTgaattaaacttatttttttaatttttcatgaaattaagataaaatttagACATTTATACTTAAATTTGTACCATCtgatatttttagtattaaatcacttatttaatatttaaattattatttaggttaaaatatatttttgacaaattgtgaaatttaattaatatatttaaaaagttaaaatttaggtttttttttggtttaaaaatcttaattattaaaaaaataaatattttttgtcaaaatttatcaatttttaaaatttattcaagttaTTCTCGTATGACGTGATTTGTAATTACATTCGAGATTTGTAATTATTCCTAATATCgtttttaagtatattttttttCAGGTAGCATTCCATGCACTGAGATTTTCGAAGCCAATTCTTCAAGTTGGGAACCAGCTAGCAAGAAGAATGTGGATTGAAGGTCCATATATCTCTCTTCATCTTCGGCTCGAGAAAGATGTGTGGGTTCGAACCGGATGTCGTACTGGTTTAGGTCCTGAATACGACCAAATCATTACCCAAATTCAGAAAACTCAGCCTCAGTACCTCACTGGCAGAGTCAGCATGAGCTATAGTCAACGTCGCCTCTCCGGCCTTTGCCCCTTAAATGCTTTTGAAATGGCAAGGTAATATAATAAGGTTAAAATTCTGttattagtccttatactttacaATAATTATAGATTAGTCTCACTATTTTGAAATGGCAAGGTAATATAGTTAATATAACAGATAAATTCATTTGGTTGGCTgtcaataatttattaactagATTTTTAGTAACATGGGAGGAGGGAAGGGGGCAGGCAGTGGCCTTGGGCaccttaaaaaatgaaaaattgtttatatagtctttttaatttttaaaaaccacaagttaatataatgataaaattacacttttaactcttaaaaataaaaaaatatttatatagtcCCTTTAGTTTTTAGGAAATCACAAGTTAGTATAATTTCTTGGCTTTACCCTAATGAGTAATATGTGGAAAAAACAAGTTGGCATGATATTACagatatgataatatgttttacGCATCGTTTGGTGAATATTGAAATATGAAAACTTGAAAAGTATACAGGGATTAAATTCACAACCTTTGCAAAGAAGAGGGCTAATAGTAGAACTTCAGCAAATAATAATATCATCAGATTTTGGGTATGGAGTGCGGAGATTGCTGAAAATAGTGACGTCTATATTTGTAGGCTTTTGAAGGCTTTAGGAGCGCCCCAAAGTGGTCGGTTTTACATAGCCGGAAGAGAGCCATTCGGTGGCAGCAAAGCATTGGAGCCGCTCGCGGCAGTGTTCCCAAACTTGGTCCGAAAGGAAATGTTGGCTCGTGACGGCGAACTCTCTCCTTTCCTCAACAGCTTCTCCGCTCTATCTGCCATTGATTACATTGTCTCCTTTAACAGCGACATCTTTATACCTTCCCATGGCGGAAACATGGGACGAGCCTTACAAGGACATCGTGCGTACATGGGACATAGAAAAAGCATAAGACCAAACAAAAGAACAATGTTGCCTTTCTTTGAAGATTCATCCATTTCTGATGAAGAATTCAGTAGCATTATAAGATCATTGCATAATAAATCAATGAAACCTGAACCTAGGAAGAAACAAAGAGACAACGATGTGATTGCTTATCCAGTGCCTGAATGTATGTGTCGACATGGTTCTGGTAGTTTTTGAAACAAAACACACTCATATTTGTACATATAATAGGTTTTGATTTTGAAGTAAACATTTGTACGTACATTGACTTTTGCTCATTTTATATCAACCTTTTCGGATATCTTTGGCTTGAATTGAGAACCGAATATCTAATCGATTTAACATTTGTTTCGGCTGCTCGGATCTCCGGTTGGAGATCTTAAGTGATAATGGTTGAAGCTCTAGCCTAGGTTTTTTTTGTTGCATTATGATGGTTGATTGTATAACCGTTAAACAATTGTTCATACAccggaatttaatttaattttttcatatatcaaaatataagtttatatgtattaatttataatttcataatttttaaagggattaaatataattttttttatttttagggggttaaagtgcaattttactatacattaatttataatttctttatttataagaggattgaattgaaaaagaaTTCATTTTAAGagatcaaagtacaattttactatatattaatttataatatttttatttataaaaaaactaaattaaaaatttttcatttttaagggATCAAGGTCCAAGGCCTTACATGCCCTCCTCAGATTCTACTCTACATACACTTATTAGATCTCGTTGtgtccttgaaactagactctggcttttttttttttttggtagaaatGGATAAACCATCGGAATAATAATTTTTTGTCTATGGATTGGGCCATATCTTGGTGTCCTGGTGATTGCCATGACGTCTGAGTATTGTGGTGACTTATTTTCTCTAGTCTTTGATGGTTTCGTCTATCGAGTTCTCATAGAAGGTAACTTGATTAAGTGTCATCTGTTTTGTAGATGCCTTCCTTTGCCTGTGAGTATCTACTTGACCTTGAGGGCTTAGAAGTACCTATAAAGAATAATTTCAGATTATGTACTAACAACACAACCTAGCGGGTTGGGCCATGACAAATAAATAGAAACTTAACCCTTCaaactataaataaaataattggtTAAATCAATATTTGGGGCTTGAATTTAGTAACTCCTATATtgggacttaatttttttttgtccaagttaatctttgaacttggtaattattttcatattggggCCTAAACTAGGTAATTATTCTTACATTAGGGCTTGAACTATCTTTTAtattgaacttgacaattgttctcaTATTAGACCCTAAACTTTAGATTTTTCAAGGAAGtacgtattttattttttaaatttatttt containing:
- the LOC121219322 gene encoding O-fucosyltransferase 37, which produces MLLTFINISPGNCRKIWEKESSIMARPSGRIIKNPFMSLTPSPRSLTQFFSVSPPLTSLFSSKKTSPSLSIFILSFLFSFTFLGISIFRFFPSSQDSIHCSIISPTTSPISSHPLPSSYSQIILTSLLSGINSDNKIQPRVGGTAMVPLPVHLVSGNLSEEETEFWKQPDSNGYRPCLDSTVGYRKRSAKISKEKNRFLVVVAAGGLNQQKNQIIDAVVIARILEAALVLPVLQVNMIWEDESEFPDIFDVEHFKKTLRADVRVVSSLPSSHLVAKQTIVTQIPYGVSPFWIRAKFFKQLNQEGVLVLKGLDSKLSKNLPSDLQKLRCKVAFHALRFSKPILQVGNQLARRMWIEGPYISLHLRLEKDVWVRTGCRTGLGPEYDQIITQIQKTQPQYLTGRVSMSYSQRRLSGLCPLNAFEMARLLKALGAPQSGRFYIAGREPFGGSKALEPLAAVFPNLVRKEMLARDGELSPFLNSFSALSAIDYIVSFNSDIFIPSHGGNMGRALQGHRAYMGHRKSIRPNKRTMLPFFEDSSISDEEFSSIIRSLHNKSMKPEPRKKQRDNDVIAYPVPECMCRHGSGSF